The proteins below come from a single Streptococcus hyointestinalis genomic window:
- the alaS gene encoding alanine--tRNA ligase has translation MKQMTSAQVRQMWLDFWKSKGHSVEPSANLVPVNDPTLLWINSGVATLKKYFDGSVVPENPRITNAQKAIRTNDIENVGKTARHHTMFEMLGNFSVGDYFRDEAIAWGYELLTSPEWFDFPKDKLYMTYYPDDKDSYNRWIEMGVEPSHLIPIEDNFWEIGAGPSGPDTEIFFDRGEEFDPDNIGIRLLAEDIENDRYIEIWNIVLSQFNADPSVPRSEYKELPHKNIDTGAGLERLVAVIQGAKTNFETDLFMPIIREIEKLSGKTYDPDGDNMSFKVIADHIRSLAFAIGDGALPGNEGRGYVLRRLLRRAVMHGRRLGIKDTFLYKLVPTVGQIMESYYPEVLEKRDFIEKIIKREEETFARTIDAGSNMLDDLLAELKAENKDTLDGKNIFKLYDTYGFPVELTEELAEDAGFKIDHEGFEKAMKEQQERARASVVKGGSMGMQNETLSGITEPSNFDYERQELDATLSVIVADNERTEMVSEGEALLVFDQTPFYAEMGGQVADHGVIQNAKGELVAQVTDVQKAPNGQALHTVEVRASLAVGETYHLVIDKTRRQRVMKNHTATHLLHAALHNVIGQHATQAGSLNEAEFLRFDFTHFEAVSADELKRIEREVNEKIWEAIPVVTIETDIDTAKGMGAMALFGEKYGKDVRVVTIGDYSIELCGGTHVGNTSEIGIFKIVKEEGIGSGTRRILAVTGREAYMAFREEEEALKEIAQTLKAPQLQQVPNKVATLQEQVHKLQKENTSLKEKAAAAAAGDIFKDVKEAAGKRYIASQVSVSDAGALRTFADNWKQKDYSDVLVLAAAIGDKVNVLVASKSSDVHAGNLIKTLAPIVSGRGGGKPDMAMAGGSDASAIDKLLAAVGDNL, from the coding sequence ATGAAACAAATGACAAGCGCTCAAGTGCGCCAGATGTGGTTGGATTTTTGGAAATCAAAAGGACACAGTGTAGAGCCGTCGGCTAACCTCGTCCCTGTCAATGACCCAACCCTTCTTTGGATTAACTCTGGGGTTGCGACACTGAAAAAATATTTTGATGGTTCTGTTGTCCCTGAAAATCCACGTATCACCAATGCGCAAAAGGCTATCCGTACCAACGATATTGAAAATGTCGGAAAAACAGCTCGCCACCACACCATGTTTGAAATGCTTGGAAACTTCTCTGTTGGTGACTATTTCCGTGACGAAGCGATTGCTTGGGGGTATGAATTGCTGACAAGCCCTGAGTGGTTTGATTTTCCAAAAGACAAGCTCTATATGACTTACTATCCAGATGACAAGGACTCTTACAACCGCTGGATTGAGATGGGGGTTGAGCCTAGTCATTTGATTCCGATTGAGGACAATTTCTGGGAAATCGGTGCTGGACCTTCTGGACCAGATACAGAGATTTTCTTTGACCGTGGTGAAGAGTTTGACCCAGACAATATCGGTATCCGTCTCTTAGCAGAAGACATCGAAAACGACCGCTATATCGAAATCTGGAACATCGTATTGTCACAGTTCAATGCCGACCCATCTGTACCACGTAGTGAGTACAAGGAGTTGCCACATAAAAACATTGATACGGGCGCTGGTTTGGAGCGTTTGGTAGCTGTCATCCAAGGGGCAAAGACCAACTTTGAGACTGACCTCTTCATGCCGATTATCCGTGAGATTGAAAAACTCTCAGGCAAGACCTACGATCCAGATGGCGACAATATGAGCTTTAAGGTCATTGCTGACCACATCCGCTCACTTGCTTTTGCTATTGGTGATGGCGCACTTCCTGGAAATGAAGGACGTGGCTATGTGCTTCGTCGTCTACTTCGTCGTGCCGTTATGCACGGACGTCGTCTCGGTATCAAGGACACTTTCCTCTACAAGCTCGTTCCAACTGTTGGGCAAATCATGGAAAGCTACTATCCAGAAGTGCTTGAAAAACGTGATTTCATTGAAAAGATTATCAAGCGTGAAGAAGAAACCTTTGCTCGTACTATCGACGCAGGTTCAAACATGCTAGATGATTTGCTAGCTGAGCTTAAGGCTGAGAACAAAGACACACTGGATGGGAAAAATATCTTCAAACTCTATGATACCTACGGTTTCCCAGTTGAGTTAACAGAGGAGTTGGCTGAGGACGCTGGCTTTAAGATTGACCATGAAGGTTTTGAAAAAGCCATGAAAGAACAGCAAGAGCGTGCTCGTGCAAGTGTCGTCAAAGGTGGCTCTATGGGTATGCAAAATGAAACCCTATCAGGTATCACAGAGCCTTCAAACTTTGACTACGAACGTCAAGAGCTTGACGCAACACTTTCTGTTATCGTCGCTGACAATGAACGCACAGAGATGGTTTCTGAAGGCGAAGCGCTTCTCGTCTTTGACCAAACACCATTCTACGCTGAAATGGGTGGACAAGTGGCTGACCACGGTGTCATCCAAAATGCCAAGGGTGAGTTGGTTGCTCAAGTGACTGATGTCCAAAAAGCACCAAATGGACAAGCCCTTCACACAGTAGAAGTGCGTGCGTCACTAGCTGTTGGGGAAACTTATCACCTCGTTATTGACAAGACACGCCGTCAACGTGTCATGAAAAACCATACAGCAACGCACTTACTCCACGCTGCGCTGCACAATGTCATCGGACAACACGCTACACAGGCAGGTTCCCTCAATGAAGCTGAGTTCCTACGCTTTGACTTTACCCACTTTGAGGCTGTGAGCGCAGATGAGCTTAAGCGTATCGAGCGTGAAGTCAACGAAAAAATCTGGGAAGCTATTCCTGTAGTCACTATCGAAACAGACATTGATACAGCTAAGGGCATGGGAGCTATGGCGCTCTTTGGTGAAAAATACGGCAAAGACGTCCGTGTCGTAACTATCGGTGATTACTCTATCGAGCTTTGTGGTGGTACACACGTTGGCAATACCTCTGAAATCGGTATCTTCAAGATTGTCAAAGAAGAGGGTATCGGCTCTGGTACACGTCGTATCCTTGCTGTGACAGGTCGTGAAGCTTATATGGCATTCCGTGAAGAAGAGGAAGCGCTAAAAGAAATCGCACAAACCCTCAAAGCACCGCAATTGCAACAAGTACCAAATAAAGTCGCAACGCTTCAAGAGCAAGTGCACAAGCTGCAAAAAGAAAACACAAGCTTGAAAGAAAAAGCTGCAGCTGCAGCTGCTGGTGACATCTTTAAAGACGTCAAGGAAGCCGCAGGCAAACGCTACATTGCCAGCCAAGTTTCTGTGTCAGACGCTGGTGCGCTCCGTACTTTTGCGGACAATTGGAAACAAAAAGATTACTCTGATGTGCTTGTCTTAGCTGCAGCTATTGGTGACAAGGTCAATGTCCTTGTGGCAAGCAAATCAAGTGATGTCCACGCTGGCAACCTCATCAAGACCCTTGCGCCAATCGTGAGCGGTCGTGGTGGTGGTAAGCCAGACATGGCAATGGCAGGTGGTAGCGACGCTTCAGCTATCGACAAACTCCTTGCCGCAGTGGGCGACAATCTCTAA
- a CDS encoding helix-turn-helix transcriptional regulator: MLQNRLKELRAREGINQTKMAQLAGVSRQTVSLIERGEYTPSVLIALKIAQVFKEPLERVFWLTEEKEDENSEETAK; encoded by the coding sequence ATGTTGCAAAATCGTCTAAAAGAACTACGGGCTAGAGAGGGGATCAATCAGACTAAAATGGCGCAGCTTGCTGGTGTTTCACGGCAGACCGTCAGCCTGATTGAGCGGGGTGAGTACACACCGTCGGTTCTGATTGCCCTAAAGATAGCACAGGTTTTTAAGGAGCCACTGGAGAGAGTATTTTGGTTAACGGAGGAAAAGGAAGATGAAAACAGCGAAGAAACAGCCAAATAG
- a CDS encoding DUF3169 family protein, whose amino-acid sequence MKTAKKQPNSWLRLVKQLLIGGISGLVLGGVTGFLLAYFRYHESPSISSEDVLTVVSTLFRVTYAVLTVLAAVFLYLAARDMKVYSNCEDDEASDTLYRRLNRRFAYGMTASGSASILALVSLVTSFRIVPNAGDVDLQIMLVDFVGLILAGGLQAYSLHLYRKFRGISMSLFPTLKEIKANALQQDEAELQANYKISFDIVMGLSGIVLPTLYVILMVLSFFTGQVQIVGLCVAVVVHLYIFIMQIKMVNDFYK is encoded by the coding sequence ATGAAAACAGCGAAGAAACAGCCAAATAGCTGGTTGAGACTGGTCAAGCAGTTGCTTATCGGAGGGATTTCAGGACTTGTTTTAGGCGGTGTGACAGGATTTTTATTGGCGTATTTTAGATACCACGAAAGCCCTTCTATCAGCTCAGAAGACGTGCTGACGGTTGTCTCCACTTTGTTTCGTGTGACTTATGCTGTCCTGACTGTGCTAGCTGCCGTTTTTCTCTATCTAGCAGCTAGAGACATGAAGGTGTATAGTAATTGTGAGGATGATGAGGCGAGTGATACGCTTTATCGTAGGCTCAACCGCAGATTCGCTTATGGTATGACAGCAAGTGGCAGTGCGAGTATCTTAGCTCTTGTGAGCTTGGTAACGTCTTTTCGTATTGTCCCAAACGCAGGCGATGTTGACCTGCAGATTATGCTTGTTGATTTTGTAGGGTTGATTTTAGCAGGTGGACTTCAAGCCTACTCCCTACATCTTTATCGGAAATTCCGTGGCATTAGCATGTCTTTATTTCCAACATTGAAAGAAATAAAAGCTAATGCACTGCAGCAAGACGAAGCGGAGCTCCAAGCCAACTATAAAATCAGCTTTGATATTGTTATGGGATTGAGCGGTATTGTCTTACCAACGCTTTATGTCATTTTGATGGTACTGTCATTCTTTACAGGTCAGGTACAGATTGTCGGGCTCTGTGTCGCTGTTGTGGTTCACCTTTATATCTTTATCATGCAGATTAAGATGGTCAATGATTTTTACAAATAA
- the thiT gene encoding energy-coupled thiamine transporter ThiT — MSTSSNSRALIEAALFAALAMVLSFIPDFASWVTPSFGAIPLVFLSLRRGLKYGLVSGFIWGLLHFVLGKVYYLSLSQVVIEYLIAFTVMGLAGLFANRFQKQLKAQQRAKALATAYLASFVACAVRYFFHFVAGFLFWGSYAPKGMSAVWYSLTVNVPAGLATWGIVAICLTVLILSYPRLFEVD, encoded by the coding sequence ATGTCAACATCATCGAACAGCAGAGCCCTTATCGAGGCTGCTCTCTTTGCCGCTCTGGCTATGGTTTTATCCTTCATCCCTGACTTTGCGTCTTGGGTGACGCCATCTTTTGGAGCCATTCCCTTGGTCTTTCTCAGCCTGCGCCGTGGGCTCAAGTATGGCTTGGTCAGTGGTTTTATCTGGGGGTTATTACACTTTGTCCTTGGAAAGGTCTACTATCTCAGTCTCAGCCAAGTCGTTATCGAGTACCTCATCGCCTTTACGGTCATGGGACTTGCAGGGCTTTTTGCTAATCGTTTCCAGAAACAACTAAAAGCACAGCAAAGAGCTAAAGCTCTTGCAACAGCTTATCTGGCTTCTTTTGTCGCCTGTGCTGTGCGCTATTTCTTTCACTTTGTGGCTGGCTTTCTCTTTTGGGGGTCTTATGCGCCAAAAGGCATGAGTGCTGTCTGGTACTCTCTGACAGTGAACGTTCCTGCTGGACTTGCTACATGGGGCATTGTCGCTATCTGCTTAACCGTTTTAATCTTATCTTACCCTCGATTGTTTGAAGTCGACTAG
- the nrdF gene encoding class 1b ribonucleoside-diphosphate reductase subunit beta: MPTYYEAINWNEIEDVIDKSTWEKLTEQFWLDTRIPLSNDLDDWRKLSDIEKDLVGKVFGGLTLLDTMQSESGVEAIRADVRTPHEEAVLNNIQFMESVHAKSYSSIFSTLNTKSEIEDIFEWTNNNEYLQEKARIINDIYQNGDALQKKVASTYLETFLFYSGFFTPLYYLGNNKLANVAEIIKLIIRDESVHGTYIGYKFQLGFNELSEEEQDTFREWMYDLLYQLYENEEKYTHTLYDAVGWTEEVMTFLRYNANKALMNLGQDPLFPDTANDVNPIVMNGISTGTSNHDFFSQVGNGYLLGTVEAMTDSDYLYGLD; encoded by the coding sequence ATGCCTACTTACTATGAAGCCATTAACTGGAATGAAATCGAAGACGTTATTGACAAGTCGACATGGGAAAAACTGACCGAGCAATTTTGGTTGGATACTCGTATCCCTCTGTCCAATGACCTTGACGACTGGCGCAAGCTCTCAGATATTGAAAAGGATTTGGTTGGCAAGGTCTTTGGTGGTTTGACTTTGCTTGATACCATGCAATCTGAGTCTGGTGTTGAGGCGATTCGAGCAGACGTTCGCACACCGCACGAAGAAGCTGTCCTCAACAACATCCAGTTCATGGAGTCTGTCCACGCCAAATCTTACTCATCTATCTTTTCAACCTTAAACACCAAGTCTGAAATCGAAGACATCTTTGAGTGGACCAATAACAACGAATACCTGCAAGAAAAAGCACGTATCATCAACGACATTTACCAAAACGGTGACGCTCTTCAGAAAAAGGTCGCATCTACTTATCTCGAAACTTTCCTTTTCTACTCTGGCTTTTTCACCCCTCTTTACTACCTTGGCAATAACAAGCTTGCCAATGTCGCTGAAATCATCAAGCTCATCATCCGTGACGAGTCTGTGCACGGCACTTACATTGGCTACAAGTTCCAGCTAGGCTTTAACGAGCTTTCTGAAGAAGAGCAAGACACCTTTCGTGAGTGGATGTATGACCTCCTCTACCAACTCTATGAAAACGAGGAAAAATACACCCATACACTCTATGACGCTGTCGGCTGGACTGAGGAGGTCATGACCTTCCTACGCTACAATGCCAATAAAGCCCTCATGAACTTGGGACAAGACCCTCTCTTTCCAGACACAGCAAATGATGTCAATCCTATCGTCATGAACGGTATCTCAACAGGAACATCAAACCACGACTTCTTCTCTCAAGTCGGCAATGGCTATCTCCTTGGTACTGTTGAAGCGATGACAGATAGTGACTACCTCTACGGACTGGACTAA
- the nrdE gene encoding class 1b ribonucleoside-diphosphate reductase subunit alpha: MSLKNLGDVSYFRLNNEINRPVNGQIPLHKDKEALQAFFVENVEPNTMPFDTITDKINYLIEHDYIESAFIKKYTPVFIEKLAQELKEHKFRFKSFMAAYKFYQQYALKTNDGNYYLESIEDRVLFNALYFADGNEELAHDLAIEMINQRYQPATPSFLNAGRSRRGEFVSCFLIQVTDDMNAIGRSINSALQLSRIGGGVGISLSNLREAGAPIKGYAGAASGVVPVMKLFEDSFSYSNQLGQRQGAGAVYLDVFHPDILNFLSTKKENADEKVRVKTLSLGITVPDKFYELVRKDADMYLFSPYSIEREYGVPYNYIDITAKYDEMVANPNIVKTKIKARDLETEISKLQQESGYPYIINIDTANRHNPIDGKIIMSNLCSEVLQVQKPSLINDAQEYEVMGTDISCNLGSTNVVNMMTSPDFGRSIRTMTRALTFVTDSSNIEAVPTIKNGNSQAHTIGLGAMGLHSYFAKNHIHYGSKESIEFTNIYFMLMNYWTLVESNQIARERKTSFVGFENSDYANGSYFDKYITGDFIPQSDLVKELFKDHFIPQAKDWMALRDAVMADGLYHQNRLAVAPNGSISYINDVSASLHPITQRIEERQEKKIGKIYYPAYGLSTDTIPYYTSAYDMDMRKVIDVYAAATEHVDQGLSLTLFLRSEIPEGLYEWKTQTKQTTRDLSILRNYAFNKGVKSIYYIRTYTDDGDEVGANQCESCVI, encoded by the coding sequence ATGAGCTTAAAAAACTTGGGCGACGTCTCATATTTTCGCCTAAATAATGAAATCAATCGTCCTGTCAATGGGCAAATCCCACTTCATAAAGACAAAGAAGCCTTGCAGGCATTTTTTGTTGAAAATGTAGAGCCTAATACCATGCCTTTTGACACGATTACAGATAAAATCAACTATCTTATCGAGCATGACTATATTGAGAGTGCTTTTATCAAAAAATACACACCAGTCTTTATCGAAAAGCTCGCACAAGAACTAAAAGAGCATAAGTTCCGCTTCAAGTCTTTCATGGCTGCCTACAAGTTTTACCAGCAGTATGCACTAAAGACCAATGACGGTAATTACTATTTAGAAAGTATCGAAGACCGTGTGCTTTTCAACGCTCTCTACTTTGCTGATGGCAACGAAGAGTTAGCGCATGATTTGGCAATTGAGATGATTAACCAACGCTATCAACCAGCGACTCCTAGCTTTTTAAATGCTGGGCGTAGCCGTCGTGGCGAGTTTGTCTCTTGTTTTCTTATCCAAGTGACTGATGATATGAATGCTATCGGGCGCTCTATCAACTCTGCTCTGCAGTTGTCTCGTATCGGTGGTGGTGTTGGGATTTCCCTTAGCAATCTGCGTGAAGCTGGCGCTCCTATCAAGGGCTATGCTGGAGCAGCTTCTGGTGTGGTGCCAGTTATGAAGCTCTTTGAGGACAGCTTTTCCTATTCTAACCAGTTGGGGCAACGCCAAGGGGCGGGTGCGGTTTATCTTGATGTCTTTCACCCAGATATTCTCAACTTCCTTTCTACTAAAAAGGAAAATGCCGATGAGAAAGTACGTGTTAAGACCTTGTCGCTAGGAATTACCGTACCAGATAAGTTTTACGAGTTGGTTCGTAAAGACGCTGATATGTATCTCTTTAGCCCTTACTCTATTGAGCGTGAGTATGGTGTTCCTTACAACTACATCGACATCACAGCCAAATACGACGAAATGGTGGCTAATCCAAATATTGTCAAGACTAAAATCAAGGCACGTGATTTGGAAACAGAAATCTCAAAACTCCAACAAGAGTCTGGCTATCCTTACATCATCAATATTGACACCGCTAATCGCCACAATCCGATTGACGGGAAAATCATCATGTCTAACCTCTGCTCTGAAGTACTTCAAGTGCAAAAGCCTAGCCTTATCAATGACGCACAAGAATACGAAGTCATGGGAACAGACATCTCATGTAACCTCGGCTCTACAAACGTCGTCAATATGATGACCTCACCTGACTTTGGACGCTCTATCAGAACCATGACACGTGCGCTGACCTTTGTCACAGATAGCTCAAACATCGAAGCTGTGCCAACTATCAAAAACGGTAACAGTCAAGCGCACACTATCGGACTTGGGGCGATGGGGCTGCATTCTTACTTTGCTAAAAATCACATCCACTACGGCAGTAAAGAGTCTATCGAGTTTACCAATATCTACTTTATGTTGATGAATTACTGGACACTGGTCGAGTCCAATCAAATCGCTCGTGAGCGTAAGACCAGCTTTGTCGGCTTTGAAAACTCTGACTACGCTAATGGCTCTTACTTTGACAAATACATCACAGGTGACTTTATACCACAATCAGACCTCGTCAAAGAGCTCTTTAAAGACCACTTCATCCCACAAGCAAAAGACTGGATGGCTCTGCGTGATGCGGTTATGGCTGATGGTCTTTACCACCAAAACCGCCTAGCTGTCGCACCAAACGGCTCTATTAGCTACATCAACGATGTGTCAGCTTCTCTTCATCCGATTACACAGCGTATCGAAGAGCGTCAAGAAAAGAAAATCGGTAAAATCTACTATCCTGCCTATGGTTTGTCAACAGACACCATTCCTTACTATACTTCTGCTTATGACATGGACATGCGTAAGGTGATTGATGTCTACGCTGCTGCGACAGAGCATGTCGACCAAGGCTTGTCTCTGACTTTGTTCTTGCGTAGCGAGATTCCTGAAGGACTCTACGAGTGGAAAACGCAAACAAAACAAACCACACGTGACCTCTCTATTTTGCGCAACTATGCCTTTAACAAAGGGGTCAAGTCTATCTACTACATCCGCACCTATACCGATGATGGCGATGAAGTTGGCGCCAATCAATGTGAATCTTGCGTCATCTAG
- the nrdH gene encoding glutaredoxin-like protein NrdH, whose translation MAKITLFSKNNCMQCKMTKKFLEQNGADFEEINVDEHPEKIEYLVNLGFKAVPVIEAGDVRFSGFQPSKLKEIL comes from the coding sequence ATGGCTAAGATTACGCTATTTTCAAAAAATAACTGCATGCAATGCAAAATGACAAAGAAATTTTTGGAGCAAAATGGAGCTGACTTTGAAGAAATCAATGTTGATGAACATCCTGAAAAGATTGAATATCTTGTCAACCTTGGTTTTAAAGCCGTCCCTGTCATCGAAGCAGGTGATGTTCGTTTTTCTGGTTTTCAACCAAGTAAACTAAAAGAAATTCTCTAA
- a CDS encoding phosphocarrier protein HPr, whose amino-acid sequence MASKDFHIVAETGIHARPATLLVQTASKFASDITLDYKGKAVNLKSIMGVMSLGVGQGADVTISAEGADADDALAAIEETMTKEGLA is encoded by the coding sequence ATGGCTTCAAAAGATTTCCACATTGTTGCAGAAACAGGTATCCACGCACGTCCAGCAACTTTGCTTGTTCAAACTGCTAGCAAATTTGCTTCAGACATCACTCTTGATTACAAAGGTAAAGCAGTAAACCTTAAATCTATCATGGGTGTTATGAGCCTTGGTGTTGGTCAAGGTGCAGATGTTACTATCTCTGCTGAAGGTGCTGACGCTGACGATGCTCTTGCAGCTATCGAAGAAACAATGACAAAAGAAGGATTGGCATAA
- the ptsP gene encoding phosphoenolpyruvate--protein phosphotransferase, with translation MTEMLKGIAASDGVAVAKAYLLVQPDLSFETVTVEDTSAEEARLDAALKASQDELSVIREKAVESLGEEAAAVFDAHLMVLADPEMIGQIKETIRAKQVNAESGLKEVTDMFITIFEGMDDNPYMQERASDIRDVAKRVLAHLLGAKLPNPATIDEESIVIAHDLTPSDTAQLNKKFVKAFVTNIGGRTSHSAIMARTLEIAAVLGTNDITERVKDGDIVAVNGITGDVIINPTDEQIAEFKAAGEAYAKQKAEWALLKDAKTVTADGKHFELAANIGTPKDVEGVNANGAEAVGLYRTEFLYMDSQDFPTEDEQYEAYKAVLEGMNGKPVVVRTMDIGGDKELPYFDLPKEMNPFLGFRALRISISETGNQMFRTQLRALLRASVHGQLRIMFPMVALLKEFRAAKAIFEEEKANLKAEGVAVSDDIQVGIMIEIPAAAMLADQFAKEVDFFSIGTNDLIQYTMAADRMNEQVSYLYQPYNPSILRLINNVIKAAHAEGKWAGMCGEMAGDQTAVPLLVGMGLDEFSMSATSVLRTRSLMKKLDTKKMEEYANRALTECSTMEEVIELGKEYVNVD, from the coding sequence ATGACAGAAATGCTTAAAGGAATTGCGGCATCTGACGGTGTTGCTGTTGCTAAAGCATATCTACTCGTTCAACCGGATTTGTCATTTGAGACTGTTACAGTTGAAGATACAAGTGCAGAAGAAGCTCGCCTAGATGCAGCATTAAAAGCATCACAGGACGAGCTTTCTGTTATCCGTGAGAAAGCAGTAGAAAGCCTTGGCGAAGAAGCAGCGGCTGTCTTTGATGCTCACTTGATGGTTCTTGCTGACCCAGAGATGATTGGTCAGATTAAAGAAACAATTCGTGCTAAACAAGTCAACGCAGAAAGCGGACTTAAAGAAGTAACAGACATGTTCATCACGATTTTTGAAGGCATGGATGACAATCCATACATGCAAGAGCGTGCTTCAGATATTCGTGACGTGGCTAAGCGTGTCTTGGCACACTTACTTGGTGCTAAATTGCCAAACCCAGCGACTATCGACGAAGAGTCTATCGTTATTGCTCACGACTTGACACCATCAGATACAGCACAATTGAACAAAAAGTTCGTTAAAGCATTCGTAACCAATATCGGAGGACGTACAAGTCACTCTGCTATCATGGCACGTACGCTTGAAATTGCAGCTGTTCTTGGTACAAACGACATCACAGAACGTGTGAAAGACGGTGATATTGTTGCCGTTAATGGTATCACAGGTGATGTGATTATCAACCCAACAGATGAGCAAATCGCTGAGTTTAAAGCAGCTGGTGAAGCTTACGCTAAACAAAAAGCGGAATGGGCACTTCTTAAAGATGCTAAAACTGTAACAGCTGACGGCAAACACTTTGAGCTTGCAGCAAACATCGGTACACCAAAAGACGTTGAAGGTGTTAACGCTAATGGTGCTGAAGCTGTTGGTCTTTACCGTACAGAGTTCCTTTACATGGACTCTCAAGATTTCCCAACAGAAGACGAGCAATACGAAGCTTACAAGGCTGTTCTTGAAGGTATGAACGGTAAACCAGTTGTTGTCCGTACAATGGACATCGGTGGTGACAAGGAACTTCCTTACTTCGACCTTCCAAAAGAAATGAACCCATTCCTTGGTTTCCGTGCCCTTCGTATCTCTATCTCTGAGACTGGAAATCAAATGTTCCGTACACAACTTCGTGCCCTTCTTCGTGCTTCTGTACACGGTCAATTGCGTATCATGTTCCCAATGGTAGCGCTTCTAAAAGAATTCCGTGCAGCAAAAGCTATCTTTGAAGAAGAAAAAGCAAACCTTAAAGCTGAAGGTGTAGCGGTTTCAGATGATATCCAAGTTGGTATCATGATTGAAATCCCAGCAGCAGCTATGCTTGCGGATCAATTTGCAAAAGAAGTTGACTTCTTCTCAATCGGTACAAACGACCTTATCCAGTACACAATGGCTGCAGACCGTATGAACGAACAAGTGTCATACCTCTACCAACCATACAACCCATCTATCCTTCGTTTGATTAACAACGTTATCAAAGCAGCTCACGCTGAAGGCAAATGGGCTGGTATGTGTGGTGAAATGGCTGGTGACCAAACTGCTGTACCACTTCTTGTGGGAATGGGACTTGATGAGTTCTCAATGTCAGCAACATCAGTTCTTCGTACACGTAGCTTGATGAAGAAACTAGATACTAAGAAAATGGAAGAATACGCTAACCGTGCGCTTACAGAATGCTCAACAATGGAAGAAGTTATTGAGCTTGGTAAAGAATACGTTAACGTTGACTAA